The Thermotoga maritima MSB8 region TCTTTCTCGGATCCTTGGACTTGAAGATACCGGATCCCACGAACACTCCATCTGCTCCGAGCATCATCATGAGAGCCGCATCCGCAGGAGTTGCCACACCACCCGCTGCGAAGTTCACAACGGGAAGTCTTCCAAGTCTCTTGACCTCTCTGAGAAGCTCGACGGGAGCTCCTATTTCTTTTCCGTAAGCGACGAGTTCTTCGTCTTCCATCTTCGTCACCTGTTTTATCTGTTCCATCACCCTTCTCATGTGCTTCACTGCTTCTACAACGTTTCCCGTTCCGGCTTCTCCCTTCGTTCTGATCATGGCTGCACCTTCCGCTATTCTTCTGAGAGCTTCCCCGAGATCCCTTGCACCGCAGACAAAGGGCACTTTGAATTCGTGTTTGTTGATGTGGAACCTGTCGTCAGCTGGTGTGAGGACTTCGGATTCGTCGATGAAGTCAACTCCGAGTTCCTCCAGTATCTTTGCTTCGGCTATGTGACCGATTCTCACCTTCGCCATCACAGGGATGGATACTGCTTCCATGATTTCCCTGATCTTTGCGATGCTTGCCATTCTGGCGACTCCACCCTCTTTTCTGATATCGGCTGGAACTCTTTCGAGGGCCATTACCGCAACGGCTCCCGCTTCTTCTGCGATCTTGGCCTGTTCAGCAGAGGTGACGTCCATGATGACGCCGCCTTTGAACATCTCCGCAAAACCCTTCTTTATGATCCAGGTACCCTTTTTGATTTCCATCGCGTTCACCTCCTCACTCTTCCTCCCAGTAGCGTTTCCCCACTTTTTTCAATCTGGGATTTTCTATCTTGTATCTTCCCACCTTTGCACAGTGTCTTCCATTGACTTCAACGATGTCTGCTGTGATGTCTACCTTCTCCCTCAGCAGGCGAGAACCGACACCATAAGCGTCTGCCGGCACTCCCAATCTTTCGAATAGATCTATCTTCTTCTCGTCGAATCCTCCGGAGACGACTATCTTCAGATCCCTGAGTCCCACCTTGTCGAACTCCTGACGAGCTCTCCAGACGAGTTCCGGACACACTCCAAAGGAGGATTCGTCTTTTGGGACCACAGATTTATCTCTCAGGTTCCCGGAGGTGTCGAACCTCACACCCCATATCTTGTTCTTTCCAGGACCTATGATCGGTGATGGATCCGTTACTCCCAGTTTGAACGGCTTTTTCATCACGTACTCGTAGAACTTTTCGATGACCCTGAAGGTTGTTCCTATCACATCGTTGTCCCAGTCCACAAGAACGATCCTGTTCACATCTTCTTCCATGTGTCTGTCAAAAGCGATGGCAGCGTCCTCGGTCTTCCCGTCGTAGCAGGCTATCAGAGCATGGGGCATCGTTCCCATGGATTTGACACCCCAGTAATCCGCGTTCGCGTCTGTAGAAACTCCAAAGGCCCCCGCTTTGAGAGCTGCGTAGCCGTCCGTTGCCTGGACCCAGTAGTGATCGAAACGGGCACTGAAAAAGAGCACGGGTTTTCCTCTCGCTGCCTTCACCACTTTCTTGACGGCCGTTGCCGTGCTGGTGGCTCTTGCGATCACACCAAGAAGAACCGTTTCGAGATACCCGAAATAGGTGGGATCTCCCTCTATTGTCATTATCGGCTCTCCTTCTTTCGCTTCCTCGCCGTCGTAAAGGGCGTGTACTTCTATTTCATCCCATTTGTCTACCCAAAGATCGTTCAGTTTCAATCTGAGGTCCCACTTTTTCTGTGTGAGCTCCAGAATCTTCTGAACGTCCATTTCAACCGAGGCAGCCTGCATTTCTTTGTCTAATTTCAAGATCTCTTCGAAGAGCTCTCTCGCTTTTTCCTCGTCTTTGTAGTATCCCGTGCAAAACTTCAGAATGGCGAGGGCCTCATCAATTCCGCAGATTACGGCGTCTTTTCTTGGAAAGAACTGATAGTACACCCGTGGGTGGCGGCTGTCTCTTTTCAGGACCTTCACGTAGTTTATGAAGTATATGTCCGAGTAGTAACCGTTTCTGATGCGGTCGATGGGAACCTTGAAGACCTCGGGGCTGAGTCTTTTCACATTGATCACCTCAAATGAATTCTGCTCCTAAAATTTCTTTCATTTCCCTCAGCGCAAAGCGGTGAAGCTCTTCATCGTAAGAAGCGACGCCTTCAGTGATTATTTTAACAGGGATATCCCTGTTTCTCAACTCTTCGACGGTGAAGAGCACACAGATGTGTGTTACAACTCCACAAACGTAAATTTCGTCTATTTCGTTGTCTCTGATTATCTTTTCAAGATTCGTGTTGTAGAAGGCACTGTATCGGTTTTTCTTCACAGAGAAATGATTTGGATAATCTTTCAAAGCTTTCTCGAGTTTTTCAGTGAGTCTTGCACCATCAGTGTTTGCAACGCAGTGTTTTGGCCAGATGTTGAATTCTCTGTCTTCAGGATCGTGCCAGTCCTGTGTGGTGATGATGGGAAGGTTTTCCTTTTTGAACTCTTCAACCCACTTCAAAATGGGATTGATCACCTTTTCTGCTCCTTCGAAGTAAAGAGCACCGCCTTCGTCAACGAAATCCCTCTGGAGGTCCACTACAAGAAGGGCTCTCACGTTTTCACCCCCTAAAAAGAAAAGCCCCGTACGGGGCTGGCGGAGGCGGTGGGACTCGAACCCACACGGGCCTTCCGGCCCACCGGTTTTCAAGACCGGCTCCTTAGCCAGTTCGGACACGCCTCCAGTTTTAAATTATACAACAAAACAAAACCCCCGGCAAGTGCCGGGGGTTGATTTGCGGTGGTGTGGATTAGAATGCAACGGAAGCTTTCAAGTAGAGGTACCAGGTGAAGTAATCGTTGATATCAGCAGTACCATCACTATTGGAATCAAACAGAGTTCCGAAGAAGAATCCTGTTGTGAGAGGTCCGTAGACGTAGCTGGTGTCGACGTTGTAACCCAGTTCGTTGGTGGCAACTTTGTATTGTGCAGCTGCTTTGACTGTAAGATTTTCAACGGCTGTGACTGTCAGGTTGGCATCGATGGTGACATTAGTAGCAGAAGCGACAGCATCATCCCAGGAAGCGCTCACATTTGCCTCTGCCATATCGGAGTCGTAAGCAAGAGCAAGCGTCACAGGCAGGCTGAAAGAATTGGCATCAAGATCGTAAGTCGGTGTCAGTTCTGCACTGAAGGTCACTTCATCGGTGACACCAGCTTCCGCTTTGAGACCAACTTTCACGAGTTTGGATCCCCAGGGTGCTGTCCAGCCATCGCCATCAACAGAATCATCGTCGTAGTATGTGGGGGCTCCTTCAGAATAGACAAAGTATGGAGACACCGTCAGAGTAACAGGTTCCATTTCAAAGGATTTGCTGTACTGTGCTTCTACCAGGTACATGCTGGTTGCTTCGTAGGCGTAGGCAAGATCGACCACGAGATTTTCAAGGATGTCTTTTCCAGTGAGATTCAAGTGGGCAGCATAGCCATAGGCGCTTGTGGCATTGTTCGTATCAGTATCATAGAACGCACCGAAGAGTGTCGCATCAAGGAGATCAAGGTTCGTCACACCGAGTTTCAGAGCAACAGCGTCGTCGAAGTAATTGTTGGTATCATTCGTGGCGTTGGTGAGATCTGTCTCAGACACAATGTCTGCAAAGTAGGCGGTCAGAGAAATTCCTTCAAGACCAAGTTTTGGCGTAAATTCAAGTGCTCTGTCTCCTACGTAGTAGAACACATAGCCATCCCCATAGATATCAGAGTTGTAGTAAGTGAGATCGAACAGATCCGTTGTGACAGCTATCTTGCTGAGAGAAGCGTCTGTTCCAAGGACGTCAATGGAAAATTCTGCTGTAATGGTAGCAGGTGCTGTTACACTGCCAGAGCTTGGAGAAATGGACACAGACAAATCACTAATACCACCTTCAAGATCGATGCCTTCTTCATCGAGGTACGCGTTGAAGTAGCCAGTTCCAGAGACATTGACTTTAACGACGTCTTCGTAGGCAAACGCTGCTGTGACTAAAAGACCCAGTACCAGGAAAAGAGCGAGCAACTTCTTCATAACATCTTACCTCCCCTCAGAATAAATTTTGGTTTTATTTACCACTGATTGCGATCAGAATGAGACCGAGAATTCCAAAGAACGCACCTGTGAGGATGCTGAGATTCCTGTTGTAAGCCTTCACGCTTTCGATTTTGTCCTCGAGTTCCGCCTTCACCTGATCGATCTTTTCGTTAGTCTCGTTGTACTTCATGTTGAGGTCTTCTTCGAGAGACGACGTTTTTCCGTAGAGGTTGACGATATCCTGTTCATGAAGATCAACCGTCTTCTGTATCTCCGCGTCCTTTTCCTTGAGAGCGGAAATTTCATCGTTCAATTTGCTTTCTGTGTCGAGGAGTTTTGTGTAGACCATGTTCAACGTTTTCTCCTGTGACTCTATTTTAGCAGAAAGTTCGGCCTTCGTGTCAAGTATTTTTTTGTTGAGATCTTCGTTGAGTGCAGCGACTTTGTTGTAGAGGTTTATGATGTCTTTTTCGTGAAGTTCGACCATTGCGGAGATTTCTTCATCTTTCCTGGAGAGTTTCTCTTCTGTCGCGGCGATTTTGTTGTTGAGTTCTTCGTTAACGGAACTGATCTTGTTGTAGATGTTTATGATGTCTTTCTCGTGAAGGTTGACTATTCCTTCGAGATCGGCGATCTTGTTTCCAAGGTCCTTTTCAAGGGCTGCGAGTTTTTCGTTCACTTCGGAGATCTTTGCGTCCACATTCTCCTTGTATCTTTCGTAGTCTCTGGAGAGATTTCCAAGTTTGAGCCCGATGTTGTTCACAACTTCTCTGTTGAGCGAGATCTCTTTGTCGAACTCCATCTCGATCTCTTCTTTCACAGCATCGATCTTCTCGAGCAGTTCTCTTTCGGTTTCTGTGAGATTGGCCTGAGTGGTACCTATCTGAGATGCAAGAGTGTCCAGTATGCCGGTGAGACCGTTAACCTTCTCCTCGAGGGCCATGTACTTGTCGGAGAGGTTTCCAACGACCTGTGCCAGATCACCTGAAGCACCCGCAAGCATCTTCTGTTCGATGAAATCGAGGAGCCTGCTCACCGCAGTCGCTGCTTCGTATCTGGTGATGTACCTGTCCCCTTTGAACTCGCCGTCCGGATAACCTATGAAGATACCCCTCTGCCACAGCTTCCAGACGTACTCGTAAGCCCAGTGATCTTTTGGAACATCAGGGAAGAACGCGAACATCGCTGAGAAGAAAACGGACAGCATTGCAACGGTAAGAAGAACTCTCTTCATGGGACAAACCTCCCTTCTCATTGATCACAGTTAAATCCTGTGGTGATTATACCATCCCGTCCAAAGGAAATTCAAGAGTTTTCTAAAGTTTTTTTGTCTCTCCACCTGATATTCTGTAGAACTTCCTCTTTCCAACTCTCAAAACTCGCTCTCCATCAGGTTCTACAGTGAATTTTATGTCCTCTATCCTCTCTCCGTCGATGTACACTCCACCTTGAGAAACGAGTCTTTTAGCCTCACTTTTGCTGGATGCAGCTCCTATCTCCACGAGGAGATCCACGATGTTCTTCTCCTGAGAAATCTCAACGACCGGCATCTCGTCAGGAATTTCTTTCTTTTGAAAGACTTTCACGAAGTGTTCCTGGGCCTTCTTTGCGTTTTCTTCACCATGGAAGAAGCGCGTTATCTCGTACGCGAGAACCATCTTCACGTCTCGTGGATTGATCGTTTTTTCCTTCATCTTTCTTTCGTACTCTTCGATCCGTTCTTCTGGGATGTCCGTGAGAAGGCGCATGTATTTTATGATGAGTTCATCAGGTATGGACATGAGTTTGCCGTACATCTCCTCGGGCGGATCGTTGAAAGCGATGTAGTTTCCGTAGCTTTTGCTCATCTTCAATTTTCCGTCTGTTCCCTCGATGATCGGCATCGTCATGACGATCTGGGGCTCTTGACCGTATTCTTCCTGTATCTTCCTTCCCACAAGGAGGTTGAAAAGCTGATCCGTTCCGCCGAGTTCCACATCTGACTGGATGGCAACGGAATCGTAGGCCTGTGCGAGCGGATACAGAAACTCTGATATGGCAATGGGAATGCCTTCTTTGAATCTCTTTGCGAAATCGTCTCTCTCGAGCATCCTCGCAACCGTGTACTTCGAAGCCAGAATGATCACATCTGCGAAGGTCATCCTGTCGAGCCACTCACCGTTGAAGCGAAGTTCCGTTCTTTTGGGATCCAGTATTTTGAAGGCCTGCTCCTGATAGGTCTTTGCGTTCTCCAGAACCTCTTCTTTGGTCAGCATGGGGCGTGTTTCGTTTCTTCCGGAGGGATCACCAATACGTGCGGTGAAGTCTCCTATGATCAGAACGACCGTGTGACCGAGATCCTGAAATTCTCTCAACTTCCTCAGAACGACCGCGTGACCCAGATGCAAATCGGGCCTTGAGGGATCCACACCGAGTTTCACGCGGAGTTTTCCTTTTCTTTTTATTCTGTCGAGGAGTTCTTCTTCACTTATGAGGTCAACAACGTTTCTTTTGAGAATTTTCACCTGTTCCTCCGGCGTCATCCCATCACCTCGTTAGAACGAAAGCTGTTACTACGCAGGAAACGAAAAAGAGTACAGACAGGACAAGAGTGATCTTTCCACCGGTGTCGAGGCCTTTTCTTCTTCCAAAAACGGTGTGAAGTCCTCCACTTCCGAAGCACCACCGAGCTCTGAGAATTTCGACATCTGCACCTGGACCATGTAGATGAGAGCCACGCTTATGATGGTGTGAACGATTAGGAAAAACGTCTTCATCACTACACCTCCCTGGGCATTATAACACGTTCTTCAAGAATCTTCCGGTGTAAGAGTGAGGATTCTTTGCTATTTCCTCTGGTGTTCCCGTTGCAACTATGTAACCACCTTCTTTTCCACCTTCAGGACCGAGATCTATGATGTGATCCGCGTTCTTTATGACATCGAGATTGTGTTCTATCACGATTACGGTGTTTCCTCTATCTACCAGCCTGTGGAGCACTTCCACGAGTTTCCTCACGTCTTCAAAGTGAAGTCCAACAGTTGGCTCGTCGAGTATGTAGAGGGTTCTCCCTGTGTCCCTTTTTCTCAATTCAGACGCAAGCTTTATTCTCTGCGCCTCACCCCCGGAGAGGGTGGTGGCCGGTTGCCCGAGTTTCACGTATCCCAAGCCCACATCGTGCAAGACCTGAAGCGTTCTCTTTATAGAGGGTATGTTCTTGAAGAACTCCAGCGCTTCATCCACCGTCATATCGAGTATATCAGAAATGTTCTTTCCTTTGTAGGTTATCTCGAGTGTTTCTCTGTTGTATCTCTTTCCCTTACAAACATCGCACTCCACGTACACATCGGGAAGGAAGAGCATCTCTATCTTCACGTAACCCTGACCCTGACAGGCTTCGCACCTTCCTCCCTTCAGATTGAAGCTGAACCTGCTCTTGTTGTAACCACGTGCCTTAGCAGCGGGGGTCATGGCAAAGAGGCTTCTTATTTCGTCGAACACCTTGGTGTAGGTGGCTGGGTTGCTCCTCGGTGTTCTTCCAATGGGAGATTGGTCAATTGCAATCATCTTGTCGATGTTCTCGTGTCCCTCAATTGAGTCGAATTCTCCAGCGGGAAGTTTGGTTTTGTGAAGGAGGTTCATCAGCGCCGGGTAGAGCGTTTCCATGACGAGGGAGGATTTTCCGGATCCCGACACTCCCGTGACACAGACGAAGACACCGAGGGGAATCTCAACGTCTATGTTTTTCAGATTGTTGTGACGAACGCCTTTGATCTTCAAAGACGCGTAAGGAAGCCGCCTCGTTTTGTTTACTGTGATCTTTCTTTTCCCCGAGAGGTATTCACCCGTCAGAGAGCTGTCTGGATTTTTCAAAAGTTCATCCACAGTGCCCTGGAAGACGACCCGACCGCCGTTCGTTCCTCCACCTGGTCCGATGTCTATAATGTGGTCAGCGTTCCTGATCACTTCTTCGTCATGTTCCACCACTATCACCGTGTTTCCAAGATCCCTGAGCTTTTTGAGGGTCTTTATCAGTCGCTCTGTGTCCCTCGGGTGGAGTCCAATAGTCGGTTCATCCAGCACGTAGATGACTCCTGTGAGACCCGAACCTATCTGCGTTGCGAGCCTTATTCTCTGAGATTCTCCTCCAGAGAGTGTGGTGGCGGATCTGGAGAGAGTGAGATATTCTAGTCCAACGTCCACGAGGAATTCGAGCCTTTTTTCTATTTCCTTCAGGAGTTCTCCCACGATTTCCCGCTCTCTTTCGGTGAGATTCAGATTCTTCAAAAATTCGAGTTCTTCTGAGATAGAAAGCTCGGTGAACTCGTGTATGTTCAAACCGTTTATCTTCACAGAGAGGGCTTCCCTGTTCAATCTTCTCCCACCGCAGACGGAACAGGTTCTCTGTACGATGAAGTTCTTTTCCAGCCACTCCTTCATTTCAGGAGATTCCGTTTCTCTGTGCCACCTCTGAACTTTTGGAACCACTCCTTCGAAACGATCATCTCCGTACAAGATGAACTCTTTCACATCTTCAGGCAGATCTTTGAAGGGAAGGTGAGGGGAAACGCCTCGCTTTTCTATCTCCCTTGCGACCCATCTCGAGAGCCTTCTGTCCCATCTGTACGGAATGATCGCACCCTCGAGAACGCTCTTCTCTTCGTCTATCACGAGGGATGGATCCACCTCAAATGTGAAGCCAAGGCCGTGACAGTTCGGACACGCACCATACGGACTGTTGAAAGAAAACAGCTTTGGTGTGATCTCTGGAAACCCAATACCACACACCGGGCACATGAGGTTTTCGCTGAAGATCTTGCTTTCTCCGGTGTCGACGTTTCTGATCTCGACGAATCCTTTTCCTTCCCTCATTGCTAGCTCGAGACTGTCCAGTATCCTGTGTTCGTTTCTGGTTTCAAGGATCAACCTATCGACCACCAGCTTCACAGTGTGTCGTTTGTTCTTGTCGAGTTCCGGCACTTCCTCGAGTCTGTAAATCTCGCCGTCTATTTCTATTCTCGCGAATCCTTTGGAAATGAACTCTTCGATCTCTTTTTTGAATGTTCCTTTCTTCTCCGTCGCAACTGGTGCGAGTATGTAGATTCGACTCCCTTCTTTGAAAGAATTGAACAAATCCTGAAGGATCTCATCGATGCTCTTTTTCTCGAGAGGCCTTCCGCACTCAGGGCAGTGGGCTTTTCCTATCCTCGCGTAGAGCACCCTCAGGTAAT contains the following coding sequences:
- a CDS encoding outer membrane porin OmpB; its protein translation is MKKLLALFLVLGLLVTAAFAYEDVVKVNVSGTGYFNAYLDEEGIDLEGGISDLSVSISPSSGSVTAPATITAEFSIDVLGTDASLSKIAVTTDLFDLTYYNSDIYGDGYVFYYVGDRALEFTPKLGLEGISLTAYFADIVSETDLTNATNDTNNYFDDAVALKLGVTNLDLLDATLFGAFYDTDTNNATSAYGYAAHLNLTGKDILENLVVDLAYAYEATSMYLVEAQYSKSFEMEPVTLTVSPYFVYSEGAPTYYDDDSVDGDGWTAPWGSKLVKVGLKAEAGVTDEVTFSAELTPTYDLDANSFSLPVTLALAYDSDMAEANVSASWDDAVASATNVTIDANLTVTAVENLTVKAAAQYKVATNELGYNVDTSYVYGPLTTGFFFGTLFDSNSDGTADINDYFTWYLYLKASVAF
- the pdxS gene encoding pyridoxal 5'-phosphate synthase lyase subunit PdxS — translated: MEIKKGTWIIKKGFAEMFKGGVIMDVTSAEQAKIAEEAGAVAVMALERVPADIRKEGGVARMASIAKIREIMEAVSIPVMAKVRIGHIAEAKILEELGVDFIDESEVLTPADDRFHINKHEFKVPFVCGARDLGEALRRIAEGAAMIRTKGEAGTGNVVEAVKHMRRVMEQIKQVTKMEDEELVAYGKEIGAPVELLREVKRLGRLPVVNFAAGGVATPADAALMMMLGADGVFVGSGIFKSKDPRKMAKAMVLAVTYWDNPRILLKISEDIGEPMRGLDVEELEVRMQERGW
- a CDS encoding outer membrane anchor protein OmpA1; its protein translation is MKRVLLTVAMLSVFFSAMFAFFPDVPKDHWAYEYVWKLWQRGIFIGYPDGEFKGDRYITRYEAATAVSRLLDFIEQKMLAGASGDLAQVVGNLSDKYMALEEKVNGLTGILDTLASQIGTTQANLTETERELLEKIDAVKEEIEMEFDKEISLNREVVNNIGLKLGNLSRDYERYKENVDAKISEVNEKLAALEKDLGNKIADLEGIVNLHEKDIINIYNKISSVNEELNNKIAATEEKLSRKDEEISAMVELHEKDIINLYNKVAALNEDLNKKILDTKAELSAKIESQEKTLNMVYTKLLDTESKLNDEISALKEKDAEIQKTVDLHEQDIVNLYGKTSSLEEDLNMKYNETNEKIDQVKAELEDKIESVKAYNRNLSILTGAFFGILGLILIAISGK
- the tyrS gene encoding tyrosine--tRNA ligase, which codes for MTPEEQVKILKRNVVDLISEEELLDRIKRKGKLRVKLGVDPSRPDLHLGHAVVLRKLREFQDLGHTVVLIIGDFTARIGDPSGRNETRPMLTKEEVLENAKTYQEQAFKILDPKRTELRFNGEWLDRMTFADVIILASKYTVARMLERDDFAKRFKEGIPIAISEFLYPLAQAYDSVAIQSDVELGGTDQLFNLLVGRKIQEEYGQEPQIVMTMPIIEGTDGKLKMSKSYGNYIAFNDPPEEMYGKLMSIPDELIIKYMRLLTDIPEERIEEYERKMKEKTINPRDVKMVLAYEITRFFHGEENAKKAQEHFVKVFQKKEIPDEMPVVEISQEKNIVDLLVEIGAASSKSEAKRLVSQGGVYIDGERIEDIKFTVEPDGERVLRVGKRKFYRISGGETKKL
- the uvrA gene encoding excinuclease ABC subunit UvrA, whose amino-acid sequence is MNEIVVKGARVHNLKNITVRIPKNRLVVITGVSGSGKSSLAMDTIYAEGQRRYLESLSTYARQFLGNLKKPDVDEIEGLSPAIAIDQKTVSHNPRSTVGTVTEIYDYLRVLYARIGKAHCPECGRPLEKKSIDEILQDLFNSFKEGSRIYILAPVATEKKGTFKKEIEEFISKGFARIEIDGEIYRLEEVPELDKNKRHTVKLVVDRLILETRNEHRILDSLELAMREGKGFVEIRNVDTGESKIFSENLMCPVCGIGFPEITPKLFSFNSPYGACPNCHGLGFTFEVDPSLVIDEEKSVLEGAIIPYRWDRRLSRWVAREIEKRGVSPHLPFKDLPEDVKEFILYGDDRFEGVVPKVQRWHRETESPEMKEWLEKNFIVQRTCSVCGGRRLNREALSVKINGLNIHEFTELSISEELEFLKNLNLTEREREIVGELLKEIEKRLEFLVDVGLEYLTLSRSATTLSGGESQRIRLATQIGSGLTGVIYVLDEPTIGLHPRDTERLIKTLKKLRDLGNTVIVVEHDEEVIRNADHIIDIGPGGGTNGGRVVFQGTVDELLKNPDSSLTGEYLSGKRKITVNKTRRLPYASLKIKGVRHNNLKNIDVEIPLGVFVCVTGVSGSGKSSLVMETLYPALMNLLHKTKLPAGEFDSIEGHENIDKMIAIDQSPIGRTPRSNPATYTKVFDEIRSLFAMTPAAKARGYNKSRFSFNLKGGRCEACQGQGYVKIEMLFLPDVYVECDVCKGKRYNRETLEITYKGKNISDILDMTVDEALEFFKNIPSIKRTLQVLHDVGLGYVKLGQPATTLSGGEAQRIKLASELRKRDTGRTLYILDEPTVGLHFEDVRKLVEVLHRLVDRGNTVIVIEHNLDVIKNADHIIDLGPEGGKEGGYIVATGTPEEIAKNPHSYTGRFLKNVL
- a CDS encoding cysteine hydrolase family protein, which gives rise to MRALLVVDLQRDFVDEGGALYFEGAEKVINPILKWVEEFKKENLPIITTQDWHDPEDREFNIWPKHCVANTDGARLTEKLEKALKDYPNHFSVKKNRYSAFYNTNLEKIIRDNEIDEIYVCGVVTHICVLFTVEELRNRDIPVKIITEGVASYDEELHRFALREMKEILGAEFI